One part of the Thiothrix nivea DSM 5205 genome encodes these proteins:
- a CDS encoding aspartate carbamoyltransferase catalytic subunit, whose product MLHAHLSPGPLPSRMQLTKDGKLKHFLTVEGLPPLLLEEILDRAEQFVTLPNKQQKKAPLLRGKTVMNLFFENSTRTRVTFEIAAQRLGADVTNLDIRTSSTSKGETLLDTVRNLEAMNADMFVVRHEHAGAAHFIARYCAPHISVLNAGDGRHSHPTQAMLDMFTIRQKKGSFQPLKVAIVGDVLHSRVARSQIHALTTLATGEVRVIAPKTLIPAGVEKMGVNVFHHMEEGIADVDVVIMLRLQRERMQTALLPSEREFFKLYGLTEERMQLAKPDAIVMHPGPINRGVEIDSRVADGPQSVILEQVTNGIAVRMAVMSMIMGPQAGGAA is encoded by the coding sequence ATGCTCCACGCACACCTGTCCCCCGGGCCGCTGCCATCCCGTATGCAACTGACGAAGGATGGCAAACTGAAACATTTCCTGACCGTTGAAGGTCTGCCGCCGCTGTTGCTGGAAGAAATCCTCGACCGCGCCGAACAGTTCGTCACTTTGCCCAACAAACAGCAGAAAAAAGCCCCCCTGCTGCGCGGCAAGACGGTGATGAACCTGTTTTTCGAGAATTCCACCCGTACCCGCGTCACTTTTGAAATCGCTGCCCAGCGGCTAGGCGCGGACGTGACCAACCTCGACATCCGCACCTCCTCCACCTCCAAGGGCGAAACCCTGCTGGATACGGTGCGCAACCTGGAGGCGATGAATGCCGACATGTTCGTGGTGCGGCATGAACACGCGGGTGCGGCGCATTTCATCGCCCGTTACTGCGCGCCTCACATCAGCGTGCTGAACGCAGGTGATGGGCGTCATTCCCACCCCACCCAGGCGATGCTGGACATGTTTACCATCCGCCAGAAAAAAGGCAGTTTCCAGCCGCTCAAAGTCGCCATTGTCGGCGACGTGCTGCATTCGCGGGTAGCGCGTTCGCAAATCCACGCCCTGACCACGTTGGCTACCGGCGAAGTCCGGGTGATCGCGCCCAAGACCCTGATCCCTGCCGGGGTGGAAAAAATGGGCGTGAACGTGTTCCATCACATGGAAGAGGGCATTGCGGACGTGGATGTCGTCATTATGCTGCGCCTGCAACGTGAGCGGATGCAGACTGCGCTGCTGCCTTCCGAACGCGAATTCTTCAAACTCTACGGCCTGACCGAGGAGCGGATGCAACTTGCCAAACCCGACGCCATCGTCATGCACCCTGGCCCCATCAACCGTGGGGTGGAAATCGACTCGCGGGTGGCGGATGGCCCACAATCTGTCATTCTGGAGCAGGTCACCAACGGCATCGCCGTGCGCATGGCGGTCATGTCCATGATCATGGGGCCACAGGCGGGAGGTGCAGCATGA
- a CDS encoding HAD-IIB family hydrolase, which yields MTEATTHPQPLPPVRQWLIFTDLDGTLLDHHTYSHAAAQPVLAQLRALQVPVILNSSKTLAELASIAAELALDSPLVAENGSVIHYPVRQHTLTLGSNYAEICAQLDELRTREHYRFAGFHDWPAEQIAALTGLPLAAAALAAQRCASEPLLWQDAENRLEPFHQQLISAGLSLKRGGRFWHVMGQTDKVQAMHHLAAEYQQRWGAKPFVIALGDGPNDADMLAAADVAVIVYNPDGTPPTLAESLTQQRTHTSLPGPAGWAEAMSMLLANSAA from the coding sequence GTGACTGAGGCCACCACCCACCCGCAGCCATTGCCGCCCGTCAGGCAGTGGCTGATTTTCACCGATCTGGACGGCACTCTGCTGGATCACCACACCTACAGCCATGCCGCCGCCCAGCCGGTACTGGCGCAATTGCGCGCCTTGCAGGTTCCGGTCATCCTCAATTCCAGCAAAACCCTGGCGGAACTGGCGAGTATTGCCGCCGAACTGGCGCTGGATTCCCCGCTGGTGGCCGAAAACGGCAGCGTCATCCACTATCCCGTCCGTCAGCACACCCTGACGCTGGGGAGCAATTATGCTGAAATCTGTGCCCAGCTGGATGAACTGCGCACCCGCGAACACTATCGCTTTGCTGGCTTCCACGACTGGCCTGCTGAACAAATCGCCGCCCTTACCGGCCTGCCACTAGCAGCCGCAGCCCTTGCCGCCCAACGTTGCGCCAGCGAACCCCTATTGTGGCAGGATGCAGAAAACCGGCTAGAACCCTTTCACCAGCAACTCATCAGCGCTGGCCTGAGCCTGAAACGCGGCGGGCGCTTCTGGCATGTCATGGGGCAAACCGACAAAGTGCAGGCCATGCACCACTTGGCCGCCGAATACCAGCAGCGGTGGGGAGCCAAACCCTTTGTTATTGCCTTGGGCGATGGCCCGAATGATGCCGACATGCTGGCTGCCGCCGACGTGGCGGTGATTGTGTATAATCCAGACGGTACGCCACCCACGCTGGCGGAAAGCCTGACCCAGCAACGCACCCACACCAGCCTGCCCGGCCCCGCTGGTTGGGCGGAGGCCATGTCGATGCTGCTGGCCAACAGCGCCGCGTAA
- a CDS encoding mobile mystery protein B gives MNFIYPPGATPLDPDEAEGLLAGHITTQGDLNTWEQTNILHGELWATRQSKRDLLEERFVRELHQRMFDQTWKWAGTFRSTNKNIGVDWMQVGMQVRNLLDNTHYQMEYQIFSADELAVRFHHQLVMIHPFPNGNGRHARLMADLLIQRLGLPRFSWGGGYPLGDAGNIRDAYIAALRAADRHDIAPLLRFARS, from the coding sequence GTGAACTTTATTTACCCGCCCGGCGCTACACCGCTAGACCCCGACGAAGCCGAAGGTTTGCTGGCTGGACATATCACTACCCAAGGCGACCTGAACACCTGGGAGCAGACCAATATCCTGCACGGTGAATTGTGGGCAACCAGGCAAAGCAAGCGCGACCTGCTGGAGGAAAGGTTTGTGCGTGAATTGCACCAGCGCATGTTTGACCAGACCTGGAAATGGGCGGGCACTTTTCGTTCCACCAACAAAAATATCGGCGTGGACTGGATGCAGGTAGGGATGCAAGTACGTAATCTGCTGGATAACACCCACTATCAAATGGAGTACCAGATCTTTTCCGCAGACGAGTTGGCCGTGCGGTTCCACCATCAGTTGGTCATGATTCACCCATTCCCCAACGGCAACGGACGCCATGCACGTCTAATGGCTGATTTGCTGATCCAACGTTTGGGCCTGCCGCGCTTTAGCTGGGGAGGAGGTTATCCACTGGGCGATGCAGGCAATATCCGCGACGCTTATATTGCTGCATTACGGGCAGCAGACCGGCACGATATTGCACCGCTGCTGCGCTTTGCACGTTCCTGA
- a CDS encoding sugar phosphorylase, whose translation MGYEQTEAERFQNLLEHLGFLYGDETAVEVWKELLTLIDKHRTASGCKPYKVRWDEQDIVLITYGDSIRNPAEKAALRTLKGFADRWLQEAFNVIHLLPIFPYTSDDGFSVADFRSVRTDLGNWQDVSELGRHFSLMFDFVLNHCSRVSLYFADFRANREPYIDFFIYEDPDKDWSQVVRPRSSPLLTEIPTREGMRHVWTTFSADQVDLNYRNPRVLLEMLDILLFYIGQGSRITRLDAIAFLWKEAGTSCLHLPQTHTVVKLMRDVAELVCPGALLLTETNVPHTENISYFGQGDEAHMVYQFSLPPLLLHAIHTGSTQYLYQWLRNLSPPPEGCTYFNFTASHDGIGVRPLEGLLPPDELRQLLDDMRAKGAYVSTRRNTDGKNVPYEINITYFDAFRNSGNRSAPWQVSRFLLSQTVALSMRGIPGIYIHSLLATPNDYERVEVTGATRSINRHQWDEDELEALLEVPESSTSLLLREYLRRIRLRRAQAAFHPDGLQEVVDVGDQLLMLIRAAPDHSQKIVALFNFTKTPRKLDMHRVQAVLGDPGQWWDVLYDCPPEHDTDGLLLKPYDCHWLTPR comes from the coding sequence ATGGGGTATGAACAAACCGAAGCCGAACGCTTCCAGAACCTGCTGGAACATCTGGGCTTCCTGTACGGCGATGAAACGGCAGTCGAGGTCTGGAAGGAATTGCTTACCCTGATAGACAAACACCGCACTGCCTCTGGCTGTAAGCCCTACAAGGTGCGTTGGGATGAGCAGGATATAGTGCTGATCACTTACGGCGACAGTATCCGCAACCCCGCCGAAAAAGCTGCTTTGCGCACCCTGAAAGGCTTTGCTGACCGCTGGTTGCAGGAAGCTTTCAATGTGATCCACCTGCTGCCGATCTTTCCCTACACTTCGGATGACGGGTTTTCCGTGGCGGATTTCCGTTCGGTACGCACCGATTTGGGGAACTGGCAGGATGTCAGCGAACTCGGCAGGCATTTCAGCCTCATGTTCGACTTCGTGTTGAACCACTGTTCGCGTGTCAGCCTATATTTTGCCGATTTCCGCGCCAACCGGGAGCCATACATCGACTTTTTCATTTACGAAGACCCGGACAAGGATTGGTCGCAAGTGGTGCGCCCGCGCAGTTCCCCGTTGCTGACTGAAATCCCCACCCGCGAGGGGATGCGCCATGTGTGGACAACCTTCAGCGCCGACCAGGTAGACCTGAATTACCGCAACCCGCGCGTGCTGCTGGAAATGCTCGACATCCTGCTGTTCTACATTGGCCAGGGTTCACGCATTACCCGGCTGGATGCCATCGCCTTCCTGTGGAAAGAGGCAGGCACCAGTTGCCTGCACCTGCCACAAACCCACACCGTGGTCAAACTGATGCGCGATGTGGCGGAACTGGTTTGCCCCGGCGCACTGCTGCTGACCGAAACCAATGTGCCGCACACGGAAAACATCAGCTATTTTGGCCAGGGCGATGAAGCACACATGGTGTACCAGTTCAGCTTGCCTCCCCTGCTGCTGCACGCCATCCATACTGGTAGCACCCAGTATTTGTACCAGTGGTTGCGGAACCTGTCGCCGCCGCCGGAGGGCTGCACCTATTTCAACTTCACCGCTTCCCACGACGGTATCGGCGTGCGTCCGCTGGAAGGTTTGCTGCCGCCGGATGAATTGCGCCAGTTGCTGGACGATATGCGTGCCAAGGGGGCGTATGTCTCCACCCGGCGCAATACTGACGGCAAGAATGTGCCGTATGAAATTAACATCACCTATTTCGACGCCTTCCGCAATTCCGGCAACCGCTCTGCGCCGTGGCAGGTGTCACGTTTCCTGCTGTCACAGACGGTGGCGCTGTCGATGCGCGGGATTCCGGGCATTTATATCCACTCACTACTGGCCACCCCCAATGACTACGAGCGGGTGGAAGTGACCGGCGCGACCCGCTCCATCAACCGTCACCAGTGGGATGAGGATGAGCTGGAAGCCTTGCTGGAAGTGCCGGAAAGCAGCACCAGCCTGTTGTTGCGTGAGTATCTGCGGCGCATCCGCCTGCGCCGCGCCCAGGCCGCGTTCCACCCCGATGGTTTACAGGAAGTGGTGGATGTGGGTGACCAGTTGCTGATGTTGATCCGTGCCGCGCCGGATCATTCGCAAAAGATCGTGGCGCTGTTCAATTTCACCAAAACGCCGCGCAAGCTGGATATGCATCGGGTGCAGGCAGTATTGGGCGACCCCGGCCAGTGGTGGGATGTGCTGTACGATTGCCCGCCTGAGCACGATACGGATGGCTTGCTGCTCAAGCCGTATGACTGCCATTGGCTGACCCCGCGCTAA
- a CDS encoding mobile mystery protein A: protein MKQAFRELKLQQTSTALEKWRNVGLPSRPASGWIRSIREALGMTSVALAKRLRITDAGVRNLEKAEADDAITLASLRKLAEALDCELKYALIPRQSLEDMLQQRAEQLARERVLPVAHSMMLEDQAVYQAFTDKQIKQLAKELLEGSRRELWK from the coding sequence ATGAAACAGGCATTCCGCGAACTTAAATTACAGCAAACCAGCACCGCATTGGAAAAGTGGCGGAATGTCGGCTTGCCTTCCCGCCCTGCCAGTGGCTGGATTCGCAGTATCCGTGAAGCACTGGGGATGACTTCTGTGGCTCTGGCCAAGCGGCTCCGCATAACTGATGCAGGTGTCCGCAACCTGGAAAAAGCGGAAGCCGATGACGCCATCACCCTGGCGTCCTTGCGCAAACTTGCCGAGGCGCTGGATTGTGAACTGAAGTATGCGCTGATCCCCCGCCAATCCCTCGAAGACATGCTGCAGCAACGTGCGGAACAACTTGCCCGCGAACGGGTTTTGCCGGTAGCGCATTCTATGATGCTGGAAGATCAGGCTGTCTATCAGGCTTTCACAGACAAGCAAATCAAGCAATTGGCCAAGGAACTGCTGGAAGGCTCCCGACGGGAGTTATGGAAGTGA
- the ispH gene encoding 4-hydroxy-3-methylbut-2-enyl diphosphate reductase gives MQAILANPRGFCAGVDRAIEIVDRALEVLGAPVYVRNEVVHNRFVVNNLRDKGAVFVQELDEVPDDATVIFSAHGVSRAVQEEAKRRGLKVFDATCPLVTKVHIEVTRYSREGRETILIGHKNHPEVEGTMGQYDTSLGGAVYRVDSPEEVAELHVNNPDKLAFVTQTTLSVDDASIVIDALRARFPAIIGPKKDDICYATQNRQDALKKLADESDLILVVGSPNSSNSNRLREIAEKRGTTAYLIDGAEDIRDEWLQGKRSIGVTAGASAPEVLVEGVIAHLRARGAQVKMQDSGINENVSFVLPKALRRG, from the coding sequence ATGCAAGCCATCCTCGCCAATCCGCGCGGCTTTTGCGCCGGTGTTGACCGCGCTATCGAAATCGTCGACCGGGCGCTGGAAGTGCTCGGCGCGCCCGTCTACGTGCGTAATGAAGTCGTGCATAACCGCTTTGTGGTCAACAACTTGCGCGATAAGGGTGCAGTGTTCGTACAGGAACTCGACGAGGTGCCGGATGATGCCACCGTAATTTTCAGCGCCCACGGCGTTTCCCGCGCAGTGCAGGAAGAAGCGAAACGGCGCGGGTTGAAAGTGTTCGACGCCACCTGTCCGTTAGTCACCAAGGTGCATATCGAAGTCACCCGTTACAGCCGTGAAGGGCGCGAAACCATCCTGATTGGCCACAAGAACCACCCCGAGGTCGAAGGTACCATGGGGCAATACGATACCTCGTTGGGTGGTGCGGTTTACCGGGTCGATTCCCCCGAGGAGGTGGCGGAACTGCATGTCAACAACCCTGATAAGCTGGCCTTTGTCACCCAGACCACGCTGTCGGTGGATGACGCCTCCATCGTGATTGATGCCCTGCGTGCCCGTTTCCCCGCCATTATCGGGCCAAAAAAGGATGACATCTGCTATGCCACCCAGAACCGTCAGGATGCGCTGAAAAAGCTGGCTGATGAAAGCGATTTGATCCTGGTGGTCGGTTCCCCCAACAGCTCCAACTCCAACCGTTTGCGCGAAATTGCCGAGAAGCGCGGTACGACCGCCTACCTGATCGACGGCGCGGAAGACATCCGTGACGAGTGGCTGCAAGGCAAGCGCAGCATTGGCGTAACCGCTGGCGCATCCGCCCCGGAAGTGCTGGTGGAAGGCGTGATCGCACATTTGCGGGCGCGTGGCGCACAGGTCAAGATGCAGGATTCCGGCATTAATGAAAACGTGTCCTTTGTACTGCCGAAGGCACTACGCCGCGGCTAA